From Desulfuromonas soudanensis, the proteins below share one genomic window:
- a CDS encoding diguanylate cyclase yields MGHSILIIDDSALVRQQILTTLRKTTLFETYHEAADGMEGFKAALNQAFDVIVCDLEMPGMDGFKFLAMRNARGELKDVPVIMLTGREDLETKIRGLDQGASDYVTKPFDPAELMARVRVQLKIKTLQDALKKSNQLLLQLSNTDPLTSLHNRRYLMDTLDREVERSCRTDIHLSLVMVDIDHFKRVNDTYGHQVGDAVLVAVAALLQGQLRPYDTAARFGGEEFVLVLPSTELAAAGAVAERLRKLTANLSFAREGAPDLVLTISAGVAVVSPGSSVHADDLIRQADTALYRAKQDGRNRVVLASP; encoded by the coding sequence ATGGGACATTCAATTCTGATCATCGACGATTCGGCCCTGGTGCGCCAGCAGATCCTGACGACCCTGCGAAAAACGACGCTCTTCGAGACGTACCACGAAGCGGCCGACGGCATGGAAGGGTTCAAGGCGGCGTTGAACCAGGCCTTCGACGTCATCGTTTGCGACCTGGAAATGCCGGGGATGGACGGCTTCAAGTTTCTCGCCATGCGCAACGCCCGGGGTGAACTCAAGGATGTCCCGGTCATCATGCTCACCGGACGGGAAGACCTCGAAACCAAAATCCGCGGCCTCGATCAGGGGGCCAGCGACTACGTCACCAAACCCTTCGACCCGGCGGAACTGATGGCCCGGGTCAGGGTCCAGCTCAAGATCAAAACCCTCCAGGACGCACTGAAAAAGAGCAACCAGCTCCTTCTGCAGCTCTCCAACACCGATCCGCTGACCAGCCTGCACAATCGGCGTTACCTGATGGACACCCTCGACAGGGAAGTCGAACGCAGCTGCCGCACTGATATCCACCTGTCGCTGGTGATGGTCGATATCGACCACTTCAAAAGGGTCAACGACACCTACGGGCACCAGGTCGGCGACGCCGTGCTGGTCGCCGTCGCCGCCCTCCTCCAGGGACAGTTGCGCCCCTACGACACGGCAGCCCGCTTCGGCGGCGAAGAGTTCGTCCTGGTCCTCCCGTCGACGGAACTGGCGGCGGCCGGCGCCGTCGCCGAACGGCTGCGGAAACTGACCGCCAATCTCTCTTTTGCCAGGGAGGGAGCCCCGGATCTCGTGTTGACCATCAGCGCCGGAGTCGCCGTCGTCTCGCCAGGCTCCTCCGTCCATGCTGACGATCTGATCCGCCAGGCCGATACCGCTCTCTACCGAGCCAAACAAGACGGACGCAACCGCGTCGTCCTGGCTTCCCCCTGA
- a CDS encoding DUF3047 domain-containing protein, translated as MVRWLLLVLFLWCVPVTAGDRVILIDDFEAGLNSDWKVKEFRGETEYRVVAEGNGHCLQARSTASASGLVREMKYSLQDFPVLQWRWKVDNVLARGDARTKGGDDYAARVYVVFPHWFPPKTRSINYIWANRLPRGSHIPNPFFSNAVMVAVESGAERTGAWVDERRSVLEDYRTIFGEEPPAVGAIAIMTDTDNTGESARACYDDIVISR; from the coding sequence ATGGTGCGATGGCTGCTGCTGGTGCTGTTTCTTTGGTGCGTTCCTGTTACGGCGGGAGACCGGGTAATTCTCATCGACGATTTTGAGGCCGGATTGAATTCGGACTGGAAGGTGAAGGAATTCCGCGGCGAGACCGAATATCGCGTCGTGGCCGAAGGAAACGGCCACTGCCTCCAGGCCCGGAGCACGGCAAGCGCCTCGGGTCTGGTCCGGGAGATGAAGTATTCCCTCCAGGACTTTCCGGTTTTGCAGTGGCGCTGGAAGGTGGACAACGTACTGGCTCGCGGCGATGCCAGGACGAAGGGGGGAGACGACTACGCGGCCCGGGTCTATGTGGTTTTCCCCCACTGGTTTCCCCCGAAGACCCGCAGCATCAACTACATCTGGGCCAACCGCCTGCCCCGCGGCAGCCATATTCCCAACCCCTTTTTCTCCAATGCCGTCATGGTTGCGGTGGAAAGCGGCGCGGAGAGAACCGGCGCCTGGGTTGATGAGCGGCGCAGCGTGCTGGAGGATTACCGGACCATCTTCGGGGAGGAACCGCCAGCCGTGGGGGCGATTGCCATCATGACCGACACGGACAACACCGGCGAGTCGGCGCGGGCCTGTTATGACGACATCGTGATTTCACGGTAG
- the rpsU gene encoding 30S ribosomal protein S21: MEIQVIDNNVEKAIRVLKRKLQQEGLFREMKQRKFYEKPSVKRKRKEKEAQRRLRKKLRLMRPE, encoded by the coding sequence GTGGAAATCCAGGTTATCGACAACAACGTCGAAAAAGCCATCCGGGTGCTCAAGCGCAAGCTGCAGCAAGAGGGTCTCTTTCGTGAAATGAAGCAGCGCAAATTTTACGAAAAACCGAGCGTCAAGCGCAAGCGCAAGGAGAAGGAAGCCCAGCGTCGTCTGCGCAAGAAATTGCGCCTGATGCGCCCCGAGTAA
- a CDS encoding THUMP domain-containing class I SAM-dependent RNA methyltransferase translates to MKKTSEQLFAVTAPGLETVCAAELKALGIGEVRGVGGGVEFAGGLRELYLANLWLRSASRVVVRVGAVKCSDFPDLFRKSSRLPWGKFLSPATPVAVRAVCHRSRLMHTGRIAATIAEGIDSALGRSAPAEGGETQQILARFEDDLCLLSVDSSGELLHRRGYRVETAHAPLRETLAAGLLQLLGWQGDRALFDPMCGSGTLVIEGALLAGRRAPGMDRNFAFMNWPGYRPGLWEALRSEARRGEKTPAVFLSGCDRDVGAIDAARRNGERAGVGEAVVWDVRELTEQAPHPGPGLLLCNPPYGERLGRGEDLRPLYRQLGQVCRASFAGWQVAILCPDERLARATGLPLEKRAGLVNGGIDVTLYSTHN, encoded by the coding sequence TTGAAAAAAACATCGGAGCAGTTGTTCGCCGTGACCGCCCCCGGCCTCGAAACCGTCTGCGCCGCAGAACTCAAAGCCCTCGGGATAGGCGAGGTGCGGGGGGTCGGCGGCGGGGTGGAGTTTGCCGGGGGATTGCGCGAGCTCTATCTGGCCAATCTGTGGCTGCGGAGCGCCAGTCGCGTGGTCGTCCGGGTCGGTGCCGTGAAATGCAGCGATTTTCCCGATCTGTTCCGGAAGTCGTCCCGCCTCCCCTGGGGAAAATTTCTCTCCCCGGCGACCCCGGTGGCGGTCCGGGCCGTCTGCCACCGTTCGCGCCTCATGCATACCGGGCGCATTGCCGCCACCATCGCCGAGGGAATCGACAGCGCCCTGGGACGCTCCGCTCCGGCCGAGGGGGGAGAAACGCAGCAGATCCTGGCGCGCTTCGAGGATGACCTCTGCCTTCTTTCCGTCGACAGTTCCGGCGAGCTTCTGCACCGCCGCGGCTACCGGGTCGAGACGGCCCACGCCCCTCTCCGCGAAACCCTCGCAGCCGGACTCCTGCAGCTGCTGGGCTGGCAGGGCGACAGAGCTCTTTTCGATCCCATGTGCGGCTCCGGAACCCTGGTGATCGAAGGGGCGCTCCTGGCCGGACGGCGGGCGCCGGGGATGGATCGTAATTTTGCTTTTATGAACTGGCCCGGCTATCGCCCCGGGCTCTGGGAGGCTCTGCGGTCCGAGGCCCGGCGGGGAGAGAAGACCCCGGCCGTTTTTCTGTCCGGATGCGACCGGGATGTGGGGGCGATCGATGCCGCCCGGCGCAACGGCGAGCGGGCGGGCGTCGGCGAAGCCGTCGTCTGGGATGTGCGGGAGCTGACCGAACAGGCGCCGCACCCCGGGCCGGGCCTTCTGCTGTGCAACCCTCCCTACGGCGAGCGCCTCGGCCGGGGGGAGGACCTGCGCCCCCTGTATCGCCAGTTGGGACAGGTCTGTCGCGCCTCCTTCGCCGGCTGGCAGGTCGCTATTCTCTGCCCGGACGAACGTCTGGCCCGGGCCACCGGCCTCCCTCTTGAAAAACGGGCCGGACTGGTCAACGGCGGGATTGACGTGACTCTTTACTCCACGCACAACTGA
- a CDS encoding cytochrome c3 family protein: MKYRWLIVALLVLLPSAVCARWIKDQVVMPVEATGPVVFSHNNHLEAVGKNCPSCHNAIFNIVVKKNPVFTMADMAQGKSCGACHNGTRAFSVKDDCSLCHPTRDIVFKVPDAGDATFSHEVHTGLYGCGECHPGIFKPAQGKNTATMTEMEGGRSCGACHDGNTAFTVGENCETCHAM, encoded by the coding sequence ATGAAATATCGCTGGCTGATTGTCGCCCTGCTGGTTTTGCTCCCCAGCGCGGTCTGCGCCCGCTGGATCAAGGATCAGGTTGTCATGCCCGTCGAAGCGACCGGTCCGGTCGTCTTCAGTCACAACAACCATCTCGAGGCGGTCGGCAAGAATTGCCCCTCCTGCCACAATGCCATTTTCAACATCGTCGTCAAAAAGAACCCCGTCTTTACCATGGCCGACATGGCGCAGGGGAAATCGTGCGGCGCCTGCCATAACGGCACCCGCGCCTTCTCGGTCAAAGATGACTGCTCCCTGTGCCATCCGACCCGGGACATCGTCTTCAAGGTTCCCGACGCCGGCGACGCCACCTTCAGCCACGAGGTCCACACAGGACTCTACGGCTGCGGCGAGTGTCACCCGGGGATATTCAAGCCGGCCCAGGGGAAGAACACCGCCACCATGACCGAGATGGAAGGGGGCCGGTCCTGCGGCGCCTGCCACGACGGCAACACCGCCTTTACCGTCGGGGAGAACTGCGAAACCTGCCACGCAATGTGA
- a CDS encoding PilZ domain-containing protein encodes MRYFQYFKPGQKIHLRSLSSEAGDDRLEVFTAYLQECGAGYLDLNLPYRFQEGENIPFSEGMPFEILSDSMGMGLRLTGRFRAQKGPDQIRLNLNNDLQIFKRRASDRQEITIGLGYTKGQGALRTFRAQWEKNIRIIADGRNLDKLPAFPRISANLSTTGIRFAIKLPVEIADLCMLLIKLDETPPICALAEVVWLAGEEKEGRKLVGMQFINILEADQKRIGAFVKASLRKSVQEQEKAD; translated from the coding sequence GTGCGCTACTTTCAGTACTTCAAACCCGGCCAGAAGATCCACCTCCGTTCCCTCTCCAGCGAAGCGGGAGATGACCGCCTGGAGGTCTTTACGGCCTATCTGCAGGAATGCGGCGCCGGCTATCTCGATCTCAACCTCCCCTACCGGTTTCAGGAAGGGGAAAACATCCCCTTCTCCGAGGGGATGCCCTTTGAAATCCTCTCCGACAGCATGGGGATGGGACTGCGCCTGACCGGCCGCTTTCGCGCCCAGAAGGGGCCGGACCAGATCCGGCTGAATCTCAACAACGATCTACAGATCTTCAAGCGCCGGGCCAGCGACCGCCAGGAAATCACCATCGGCCTGGGGTATACCAAGGGTCAGGGGGCATTGCGCACCTTTCGCGCCCAATGGGAAAAAAACATCCGGATCATCGCCGACGGCCGCAACCTCGACAAACTCCCCGCCTTCCCCCGCATTTCCGCCAACCTCAGCACCACCGGGATCCGCTTCGCCATTAAACTGCCGGTGGAGATCGCCGACCTCTGCATGCTCCTGATCAAACTCGACGAAACCCCGCCGATCTGCGCCCTCGCCGAAGTCGTCTGGCTCGCCGGGGAAGAAAAAGAGGGCCGGAAACTGGTCGGCATGCAGTTCATCAACATTCTCGAGGCGGACCAGAAACGCATCGGCGCCTTCGTCAAGGCATCCCTGCGCAAGAGCGTCCAGGAGCAGGAAAAAGCGGACTGA
- the aat gene encoding leucyl/phenylalanyl-tRNA--protein transferase, whose translation MPVYQLISQLVFPPPELAEPEGLLAVGGELSPERLLLAYSSGIFPWYNETDPILWWSPDPRCILEPDRLRVSHRLARTLRRGTFAVTFDRCFNAVIEGCGAVRTEKGEGTWLSGDMIDAYRRLHTLGFAHSVECWQGEHLVGGLYGVALGRCFFGESMFHRRTDASKVAFVTLVRRLREEGVGLIDCQLPTAHLASLGAEEIPRSDFLQRLRAGGVVPSAHPERSPLLSRSLSDYP comes from the coding sequence ATGCCCGTCTATCAACTCATCAGCCAGCTGGTCTTCCCCCCTCCGGAGCTCGCCGAGCCGGAGGGGCTTCTTGCCGTCGGCGGCGAACTCTCCCCCGAACGTCTGCTCCTGGCCTATTCGAGCGGCATCTTCCCCTGGTACAACGAAACCGACCCGATCCTCTGGTGGTCACCGGACCCGCGCTGCATCCTCGAACCGGACCGCCTGCGGGTTTCGCACCGCCTCGCCAGGACGCTGCGTCGCGGGACCTTTGCTGTGACCTTCGATCGCTGTTTCAACGCGGTCATCGAAGGTTGCGGCGCGGTGCGCACGGAAAAAGGGGAGGGGACCTGGCTCAGTGGCGACATGATCGACGCCTACCGGCGGCTTCATACGCTGGGGTTTGCTCATTCGGTGGAGTGCTGGCAGGGAGAACATCTTGTGGGGGGGCTCTACGGGGTGGCGCTGGGGCGCTGTTTTTTCGGGGAGTCGATGTTCCATCGCCGGACCGATGCGTCCAAGGTCGCGTTCGTGACCCTGGTGCGCCGCCTCCGGGAAGAGGGGGTCGGGCTGATCGACTGCCAGCTGCCGACGGCGCACCTGGCGTCCCTCGGCGCCGAGGAGATTCCCCGCAGCGATTTCCTGCAGCGTCTGCGCGCCGGCGGTGTCGTCCCTTCCGCCCATCCCGAACGCAGTCCGCTCTTGTCTAGGAGCCTGTCGGACTATCCATGA
- the clpA gene encoding ATP-dependent Clp protease ATP-binding subunit ClpA gives MFSQDVQIAFSLAVREAQRRHHEYLTTEHVLFAMLFEEHGQEIVTRCGGDLEALREELENFFSLQMETLPGDEEFIPEQTVGLQRVLQRTVVHMHAAGKKEITVGDLLAAILEEQNSHAASFLERQGLSRLDVLNFISHQVGKDSSPAPKPATPDKEEAPPAKTAPGRNPLTAYTVNLLERARQGKIDPLIGRAEELERTLQVLCRRRKNNPIYVGEPGVGKTALAEGLALMIHRGEVPELMRDSVIYALDMGALLAGTKFRGDFEERLKGVLGALAGRPEAILFIDEIHTIVGAGATSGGSLDASNILKPVLASGDLRCIGSTTYEEYKNLFEKDRALSRRFQKIDILEPTVEETYAILKGLKGYYEEHHGVRYRDEALRAAAELSARHINYRHLPDKAVDVVDEVGAYARLHPQKKKTIGVAEVESMVARMARIPERTVSGSDRQRLKTLDRDLKKKVFGQDPAIDALSRSILRARAGLGHPEKPVGSFLFIGPTGVGKTEVARQLAALLGIEFLRFDMSEYMEKHSVARLIGAPPGYVGFDQGGLLTDAVVKHPYAVLLLDEVEKAHPDVFSILLQVMDHGTLTDNNGKKADFRNLVLIMTSNAGAREMSATPIGFGDLVAATPRQAVEKAFSPEFRNRLDAIISFQALGEKVMALVVDKFVAELQERLVQRRVLLFLSAAARLELARRGYSPVFGARPLGRLIQTEISDVIAHEVLFGRLKGGGEVRIGLRDKKLVFTYRSEGE, from the coding sequence ATGTTCAGCCAGGATGTGCAGATCGCCTTTTCATTGGCCGTGCGGGAGGCACAGCGCCGTCACCACGAGTACCTGACGACGGAGCACGTTCTTTTTGCCATGCTCTTCGAGGAGCACGGTCAGGAGATCGTCACCCGCTGCGGCGGGGATCTCGAAGCCCTCAGGGAAGAACTGGAAAACTTCTTCTCCCTGCAGATGGAAACCCTCCCCGGCGACGAGGAGTTTATCCCCGAGCAGACCGTCGGCCTGCAGCGGGTCCTGCAGCGCACGGTGGTGCACATGCATGCGGCGGGGAAAAAGGAAATCACCGTCGGCGATCTTCTGGCGGCCATCCTCGAAGAGCAGAACTCCCATGCCGCCAGTTTTCTCGAACGCCAGGGACTCAGCCGCCTCGATGTCCTCAACTTTATCTCCCACCAGGTGGGCAAGGATTCTTCCCCCGCGCCAAAGCCGGCGACTCCGGACAAGGAGGAGGCCCCGCCGGCGAAAACGGCTCCGGGCCGAAATCCCCTGACGGCCTATACCGTCAACCTCCTCGAACGGGCCCGGCAGGGGAAGATCGATCCCCTCATCGGCCGCGCCGAGGAACTGGAACGGACGCTTCAGGTTCTCTGCCGGCGGCGCAAGAATAACCCCATCTACGTCGGCGAACCGGGCGTCGGAAAGACCGCTCTTGCCGAGGGGCTGGCGCTGATGATTCATCGCGGCGAAGTTCCCGAACTGATGCGCGACAGCGTGATCTATGCTCTCGACATGGGGGCGCTTCTGGCCGGGACCAAATTCCGCGGCGACTTCGAGGAGCGGCTCAAGGGGGTTCTCGGCGCCCTGGCCGGCCGCCCCGAGGCGATCCTTTTCATCGACGAAATCCATACCATCGTCGGTGCCGGCGCCACCAGCGGCGGCTCCCTCGATGCCTCCAACATCCTCAAGCCGGTGCTGGCCTCGGGGGATCTGCGCTGCATCGGTTCGACCACCTACGAGGAATACAAAAACCTCTTCGAGAAGGACCGGGCCCTGTCGCGGCGTTTTCAGAAAATCGACATCCTCGAGCCGACGGTGGAGGAAACCTACGCCATTCTCAAGGGGCTCAAGGGCTATTACGAGGAGCACCACGGGGTTCGTTACCGCGATGAGGCGCTGCGTGCCGCCGCCGAACTTTCGGCCCGGCACATCAATTACCGGCATCTCCCCGACAAGGCCGTCGACGTCGTCGACGAGGTGGGCGCCTACGCCCGCCTCCATCCGCAGAAAAAGAAGACCATCGGTGTCGCCGAGGTCGAATCGATGGTCGCCCGGATGGCTCGCATCCCCGAGCGGACCGTCTCCGGTTCCGACCGCCAGCGGCTGAAGACCCTCGACCGCGACCTGAAGAAAAAGGTCTTCGGCCAGGACCCGGCCATCGACGCCCTGAGCCGCTCCATCCTCCGCGCCCGGGCCGGACTGGGCCATCCGGAAAAGCCGGTGGGCTCCTTCCTCTTTATCGGCCCGACGGGAGTCGGCAAGACTGAGGTGGCGCGGCAGCTGGCGGCCCTCCTCGGGATCGAATTCCTTCGCTTCGACATGAGCGAGTACATGGAGAAACACTCGGTGGCGCGCCTGATCGGGGCCCCGCCCGGATACGTCGGCTTCGACCAGGGGGGCCTCCTCACTGATGCGGTGGTCAAGCACCCCTATGCGGTCCTCCTCCTCGACGAGGTCGAAAAGGCCCATCCCGACGTCTTCAGCATTCTCCTTCAGGTCATGGATCACGGAACCCTGACCGACAACAACGGCAAGAAGGCCGATTTCCGCAATCTGGTCCTGATCATGACCAGTAACGCCGGGGCCCGGGAGATGAGCGCCACCCCCATCGGCTTCGGCGACCTCGTGGCGGCCACCCCCCGGCAGGCGGTGGAAAAGGCCTTCTCCCCCGAATTCCGCAACCGCCTCGACGCCATCATCTCATTTCAGGCTCTCGGCGAGAAGGTCATGGCCCTTGTGGTCGACAAATTCGTGGCGGAACTCCAGGAGCGTCTGGTTCAGCGGCGGGTCCTTCTCTTCCTCTCCGCCGCCGCCCGCCTCGAGCTGGCCCGGCGCGGTTATTCCCCGGTGTTCGGTGCCCGGCCGCTGGGGCGGCTGATCCAGACGGAGATCAGCGACGTGATCGCTCACGAAGTCCTCTTCGGGCGCCTCAAGGGGGGAGGGGAGGTCCGGATCGGTCTGCGGGACAAGAAACTCGTCTTCACCTACCGGAGCGAAGGGGAATAG
- a CDS encoding ATP-dependent Clp protease adaptor ClpS produces the protein MAPAGAPKVSEKTGIQRESPPLFKVLMHNDDYTTMEFVVEVLESVFHKSSPEANRIMINIHVRGIGYCGTYPFEIAETKVVKVHGLARAEGFPLKCTLEEA, from the coding sequence ATTGCGCCGGCAGGGGCCCCAAAAGTATCGGAGAAGACCGGCATCCAGCGGGAGTCGCCGCCGTTGTTCAAGGTGCTGATGCATAACGACGATTACACCACTATGGAGTTCGTGGTGGAGGTTCTGGAGAGCGTTTTTCACAAATCGTCTCCGGAAGCCAACCGGATCATGATCAACATCCATGTCCGGGGAATCGGTTATTGCGGGACCTATCCCTTTGAAATTGCAGAAACCAAGGTTGTCAAGGTGCATGGCCTGGCAAGGGCCGAGGGGTTTCCCCTGAAGTGTACCTTGGAAGAGGCCTGA
- the hflK gene encoding FtsH protease activity modulator HflK, with translation MQDGQWGRDGDQLEQKVMEIINRIKGKKPPGALFAALAIVLLLLWGGSSSYYKVNTEETGVILRFGNFIGFAESGLHFKLPFGIDTVYLVKTGRVLKEEFGFRTVLAGVRTTYTKKDLEDESLTLTGDLNVSDIEWIVQYQIADPFKFIFGIKSPEETIRDISESVVRKVVGNSNVTDVLTTDRAMLASAIETELQTILNNYDIGVRIVTVKFQDVNPPDPVKAAFNEVNEAEQQKESLIFQAREQYNREIPKARGVANSTILEAEGYAVERINKAQGETRRFLDLLTEYRKAPEVTRKRLYLETLEAVLPLLDEIYVMDPKGTSALPILPLRGTPKGTALQ, from the coding sequence ATGCAGGACGGGCAATGGGGAAGGGACGGTGACCAGCTCGAACAAAAGGTCATGGAAATCATCAATCGGATCAAGGGGAAAAAACCTCCGGGAGCACTCTTTGCCGCCCTGGCGATCGTTTTGCTTCTCCTCTGGGGGGGGAGCAGCAGCTACTACAAGGTCAACACCGAAGAAACCGGGGTCATCCTGCGCTTCGGCAACTTTATCGGTTTTGCCGAATCGGGGCTGCACTTCAAACTCCCCTTCGGCATCGACACCGTCTACCTGGTGAAAACCGGACGGGTGCTGAAGGAGGAATTCGGCTTTCGCACCGTTCTGGCCGGGGTGCGCACCACTTACACCAAAAAAGATCTCGAGGATGAATCACTGACCCTGACCGGCGATCTCAACGTCAGCGACATCGAGTGGATCGTTCAGTATCAGATCGCCGACCCTTTCAAGTTCATCTTCGGCATCAAGTCCCCCGAAGAGACGATCCGCGATATCTCCGAGTCGGTGGTCCGCAAGGTGGTCGGCAACTCCAACGTCACCGACGTCCTCACCACCGACCGCGCCATGCTCGCCTCGGCCATCGAAACCGAGCTGCAGACGATCCTCAACAACTACGACATCGGTGTGCGGATCGTCACCGTCAAGTTCCAGGACGTCAATCCCCCCGATCCGGTCAAGGCCGCCTTCAACGAGGTCAACGAAGCGGAGCAGCAGAAGGAGAGCCTGATCTTCCAGGCCCGCGAGCAGTACAACCGCGAGATCCCCAAGGCCCGCGGGGTCGCCAACAGCACCATCCTCGAGGCCGAAGGGTATGCCGTGGAGCGCATCAACAAGGCCCAGGGGGAAACGCGCCGTTTTCTCGACCTCCTTACCGAATACCGCAAGGCCCCCGAGGTCACCCGCAAGCGTCTCTATCTCGAAACCCTCGAAGCGGTCCTCCCCCTACTCGATGAAATCTATGTCATGGACCCCAAGGGAACCAGCGCACTCCCCATCCTCCCCCTGAGGGGCACCCCGAAAGGAACGGCCCTGCAATGA
- the hflC gene encoding protease modulator HflC, with the protein MKKPILIALIIFIALLAKGSMFVVEEGEQALVTEFGKPKGDVRMAGLHFKVPLIQEVHRFQRRILKWDGDPNQIPTKDKRYIWIDTTARWRIADPLLFFKTVATERGALSRLDDILDSVVRDAVSGHLLVELVRGKDYKAPAGVKEVIDFEGAAIPVDKLTGREEILGSLLKKAQASTPEYGIELLDVQIKRINYVEQVQQRVYERMISERKKVAAEYRSEGEGEKAEILGQMLKELKEIESGAYRTAVETRGKADATAAGIYASAYGRDTEFYSFLRTLESYQKAIKENTRLVLSTDNEFYHYLQKGR; encoded by the coding sequence ATGAAAAAACCGATACTGATTGCCCTCATCATTTTCATCGCTCTCCTTGCCAAGGGGAGCATGTTCGTGGTCGAAGAGGGGGAACAAGCCCTGGTCACCGAATTCGGCAAGCCCAAGGGGGATGTGCGCATGGCAGGACTGCACTTCAAGGTCCCGCTGATCCAGGAGGTTCACCGTTTTCAGCGCCGCATTCTCAAATGGGACGGCGACCCCAACCAGATCCCGACCAAGGACAAGCGATACATCTGGATCGACACCACGGCCCGCTGGCGCATCGCCGATCCCCTCCTCTTCTTCAAAACCGTCGCCACCGAACGCGGCGCTCTGAGCCGCCTCGACGACATCCTCGATTCCGTGGTGCGCGACGCGGTCTCCGGACACCTTCTGGTGGAACTGGTGCGGGGAAAAGACTACAAGGCGCCAGCCGGAGTCAAGGAGGTCATCGACTTCGAAGGGGCGGCGATCCCCGTCGACAAGCTCACCGGGCGGGAAGAGATCCTCGGTAGCCTGCTGAAAAAGGCCCAGGCGAGCACCCCGGAATACGGCATCGAACTCCTCGACGTGCAGATCAAGCGCATCAACTACGTCGAGCAGGTCCAGCAACGGGTCTACGAACGGATGATCTCCGAGCGCAAGAAGGTCGCCGCCGAATACCGTTCCGAAGGGGAAGGGGAAAAGGCCGAGATCCTCGGTCAGATGCTGAAGGAACTCAAGGAGATCGAATCGGGCGCCTATCGCACGGCGGTGGAAACCCGCGGCAAGGCCGACGCCACGGCGGCAGGGATTTATGCCTCCGCCTATGGCAGGGATACGGAGTTCTACTCCTTTTTACGCACCCTCGAATCGTACCAGAAGGCGATCAAGGAAAACACCCGCCTGGTCCTTTCCACGGATAACGAGTTCTACCACTATCTGCAAAAGGGGCGTTAA